The Anastrepha ludens isolate Willacy chromosome 2, idAnaLude1.1, whole genome shotgun sequence genome contains a region encoding:
- the LOC128855691 gene encoding pre-mRNA-splicing factor ISY1 homolog — translation MARNAEKAMTTLARWRAAKEAESGEKDRRPYLASECTSLPKCEKYRLEIIREISKKVAQIQNAGLGEFRIRDLNDEINKLLREKRHWENQISALGGPHYRRYGPKMFDAEGREVPGNRGYKYFGAAKDLPGVRELFEQEPPAPQRKTRAELMKDIDAEYYGYRDDDDGTLIPIEERIERIAIQKALQEWKEKMARDGHIDEEEEEEIYGSLKTTAEDNEDGEETSKSASKITVSDPLDMLAPRFTAHVPVPTQKDIEEALLKKRKQELLEKYVGTD, via the exons atg GCACGTAATGCAGAGAAAGCAAT GACGACATTGGCCCGTTGGCGCGCAGCCAAGGAAGCCGAGTCTGGAGAGAAAGATCGACGTCCGTACTTGGCGTCGGAGTGCACAAGTCTGCCTAAGTGTGAAAAATATCGTTTAGAGATTATACGTGAAATCTCTAAAAAGGTTGCACAGATCCAAAATG CCGGTTTAGGTGAATTCCGAATACGAGatttaaatgatgaaattaataAGTTGTTACGAGAAAAGAGACATTGGGAAAATCAAATTTCGGCATTGGGTGGACCGCATTATCGACGCTATGGACCAAAAATGTTTGACGCCGAAGGACGAGAAGTACCAGGCAATCGTGGCTACAAGTATTTTGGTGCTGCCAAAGACTTACCTGGAGTGCGTGAACTCTTTGAGCAAGAACCGCCAGCGCCCCAACGTAAAACGCGGGCCGAACTTATGAAGGATATTGATGCCGAATATTATGGCTATCGAGACGATGACGATGGCACTTTAATACCAATAGAAGAACGTATTGAACGCATAGCTATACAAAAAGCTTTGCAAGAGTGGAAAGAAAAAATGGCACGTGATGGACATATTGATGAAGAGGAAGAAGAGGAGATTTACGGTTCTCTCAAGACAACCGCCGAGGATAACGAGGACGGTGAGGAAACCAGCAAGTCGGCATCGAAAATAACAGTAAGCGATCCTTTGGATATGTTAGCACCGCGTTTCACAGCACATGTACCCGTGCCTACGCAGAAAGATATTGAGGAGGCCTTACTGAAGAAACGGAAACAggagctattagaaaaatatgttgGAACTGATTAA
- the LOC128860233 gene encoding replication protein A 70 kDa DNA-binding subunit, with amino-acid sequence MAGIAPLSTGVIERIMRGEEVDKPVLQILGTKKITGGETDRLRLLISDGKFINSYSMLATQLNHLHAEGKLAEYTIVQVDKYITSVVNGKDAGKRVLIILELSVLNPGTVVGRKIGTPVSYTEEAAAQSNKASSSSSNAAVKPLTAANNANRNDKKATLYNNNNSSFNQDLNSGLTSPISSLSPYHNKWVIKARVTAKSPMRTWSNAKGEGKLFSMDLMDESGEIRATAFREQADKFYDIIEVDHVYYISKCQLKPANKQFTSLKNDYEMTLTGETMIQACEDDDNDIPEIKYDLVPISQVANLEPRTVVDTIGVCKEVSELQTFTSRTTNKEFKKRELTLVDASNAAVNLTLWGDEAVNFDGYVQPVILVKGARVTEFNGGKSLSMGNGTVMKINPDISEGHKLRGWFDNGGGEHISNMISTRTGGAGGGFSTEWLTFHEARDRNLGAGDKADYFQCKGVVHIVKSQNAFYKACPQADCNKKVIDENNGHYRCERCNAVFPNFKYRLLINMSVGDWTSNRWVTCFSEVGEQMLKRSAQEIGDLLENNPPEGEEVLSSINFNSYIFKLRSKMEMFGDMQRNKLTVQSVAPVDYKEYNKYLINNLKELTGINKN; translated from the exons atgGCCGGAATAGCTCCTCTGTCTACCGGTGTTATTGag CGTATTATGCGGGGTGAGGAAGTGGATAAACCTGTCTTGCAGATACTGGGCACCAAGAAAATTACCGGCGGTGAAACAGATCGTCTCCGTTTATTAATTTCTGATGGAAAATTTATCAACAGTTATTCCATGTTGGCTACCCAACTGAACCACTTGCATGCAGAGGGCAAACTTGCCGAGTACACTATAGTCCAGGTGGACAAGTATATAACATCAGTGGTCAATGGCAAAGATGCCGGCAA ACGGGTGTTAATCATACTGGAGTTAAGTGTACTGAATCCGGGGACAGTTGTCGGTAGAAAAATTGGAACTCCCGTATCGTACACGGAAGAAGCAGCAGCACAAAGTAATAAAGCTAGTTCGAGCAGCAGTAATGCTGCCGTGAAACCGCTCACTGCTGCAAATAACGCAAACAGGAATGACAAAAAAGCAACactatacaacaacaataacagctcATTCAACCAGGATTTGAATTCAGGACTTACTAGTCCAATATCTAGCCTGAGCCCATACCACAATAAATGGGTTATTAAAGCACGCGTTACAGCTAAGAGCCCCATGCGTACGTGGAGTAATGCAAAGGGTGAAGGAAAGCTTTTCAGCATGGATCTGATGGATGAATCTGGAGAGATTCGCGCGACCGCTTTCCGCGAGCAGGCTGACAAATTTTACGATATAATTGAAGTTGATCATGTTTACTACATATCGAAATGCCAACTTAAGCCAGCAAATAAACAGTTTACCTCATTGAAAAACGACTACGAAATGACGTTGACTGGCGAAACAATGATACAAGCATGCGAGGATGATGATAATGACATACCAGAAATAAAGTATGATTTAGTACCCATATCGCAGGTGGCGAATCTGGAACCACGCACAGTTGTCG ATACAATTGGAGTATGCAAGGAAGTTAGTGAATTGCAAACCTTTACTTCTCGCACAACCAATAAGGAATTTAAAAAACGTGAGCTGACACTCGTCGATGCGAGCAATGCAGCT gtGAATTTGACCTTATGGGGTGATGAAGCAGTTAACTTCGACGGCTACGTACAACCGGTGATTTTGGTAAAAGGTGCACGTGTGACGGAGTTCAATGGCGGCAAAAGCTTAAGCATGGGAAATGGTACTGTAATGAAAATTAACCCAGACATTTCAGAAGGTCATAAATTGCGTGGCTGGTTCGACAATGGTGGCGGTGAACATATTTCCAATATGATTTCGACCAG AACCGGCGGTGCTGGTGGCGGCTTCAGCACCGAATGGTTGACATTCCACGAAGCACGTGACCGAAATTTGGGCGCGGGCGATAAGGCGGATTACTTTCAATGCAAAGGTGTTGTTCATATTGTCAAGAGTCAAAATGCATTCTACAAGGCTTGCCCGCAGGCGGACTGCAATAAGAAAGTCATTGACGAGAACAATGGGCATTATCGTTGCGAGCGTTGTAATGCTGTTTTCCCCAATTTCAAATATAGGCTACTAATTAAT aTGAGCGTTGGCGATTGGACCTCAAACCGCTGGGTTACTTGCTTCAGCGAAGTGGGTGAGCAGATGCTGAAGCGTTCGGCACAGGAGATTGGTGATCTTTTAGAAAACAACCCACCCGAAGGGGAAGAGGTGCTCTCGTCGATCAACTTCaattcatacatttttaaattgcgcAGCAAAATGGAAATGTTTGGT gaTATGCAACGTAATAAATTGACTGTACAATCAGTTGCTCCAGTAGACTACAAGGAGTAtaacaaatatttgataaaCAACCTGAAGGAGTTGACcggtattaataaaaattaa